One Diospyros lotus cultivar Yz01 chromosome 1, ASM1463336v1, whole genome shotgun sequence genomic window carries:
- the LOC127794124 gene encoding uncharacterized protein LOC127794124 produces MSAQGGDHVDQDPLGAEMLRPLRDYLHPPRQTTPSCIVLPVNHHRFNFKPGTIQMLPTFHGMDSKNPYTHMREFEEVCGTCVDQNVNEDTVRLKLFPFSLKDKAKMWLNTLESRSIGTWREMQTKFLKKYFPANRTASLQRQMMNFACKPTESFAQAWDRFKDLLLTCPHHAFEQWRVVSFFHDALTPNLKMLVSTMCNGEFYEKTPEEAFHFFDTLAENTRNWEVSPLSLEDSREHVSPQPRGKFQISESDNINARLTALTKKMEELELKKTKAVHEVEVLCVVCETNGHMTEDCPTIPAFKEVLYGQASGVQPRQTEGYNPNSNTYHPNSRNHPNFSWRNDSAAQPHAPFPSQPQSYQPNQGSSGAYQPPHKRSLEDTLQQFMQGQIGTNTQVAKFQEQTNRALEDMRSQLTKLTQTLSVREPGKFPSQPSPNPVGQAHRAEGSSSENHEQVQSVTVLRSGKVIEKPKDPRTMINIPLLDAIKQTPSYAKFLKDLCTVKRKINVREKAFLTEQENAKPVRQMQRRLNPNMKEVVRGEVLKLLDAGIIYPISDSKWVSPTQVVPKKSGVTVIANENNELIPTRIQTGWRMCIDYRKLNSVTRKDHFPLPFLDQVLERIAGHAFYCFLDGYSGYNQIEIALEDQEKTTFTCPFGTFAYRRMPFGLCNAPATFQRCVMSIFSELVENVVEVFMDDFSVYGDSFNSCLKNLERVLERCKETHLVLNWEKCHFMVTQGSVLGHIVSSKGIEVDQFKVELIQKLPAPKNVRDVRSFLGHAGFYRRFIASFSTIAKPLCRLLVLDMPFEWTSKCQAAFEKLKNSLVSAPIIQSPDWSLPFELMCDASDYAIGAVLGQRKDKKPYVIYYASKTLNEAQKNYTTTEKELLAVVYALDKFRSYLVGSLVIVFTDHAALKYLLTKQDAKPRLLRWILLLQEFHIEIRDKKGVENVVADHLSRLPCQNLNQFENPIQDSFPDEQLFQTNTQTEPLTFPWYADIANYLVTRQIPDYWSKLDKENFFRKVVTFFWDDPYLFKYCPDQIIRRCIPNHETSGQAELANREIKHILEKTVATNRKDWSLRLVDALWAYRTAYKTILGMSPYRLVYGKPCHLPVEIEHRAYWAIQRINKSLTEAGFSRKLQLNELDEIRKDAFENARLAKLRMKELHDRRIIRKSFHVGQQVLLYDSRLHLFPGKLKSRWVGPFIIKSISEYGAFEIENQESGQCLKYYPSLPQNDLKKIYATRCERLRMLMYKNIPEDIRWLIEAKVRFLGITSINRDDKICFIKDGLSKESLDDIRLTLETHPCGIVQREILALWTQFRSDHQRYSLGNLTIIDPVCQSIRKLDGKPGSVAVSGWRFQTGGGERLLAKKNKVLRRRQRKKKTRLWQEVVGDEEGETKR; encoded by the exons ATGTCTGCTCAAGGGGGTGATCATGTTGATCAAGATCCCTTGGGAGCTGAAATGCTTCGACCTCTCAGGGACTATTTGCACCCTCCGAGGCAAACTACTCCCTCTTGCATTGTACTTCCAGTTAACCATCATAGATTCAACTTTAAACCGGGTACCATTCAGATGTTACCTActtttcatggtatggattcgaAAAATCCGTACACTCACATGAGAGAATTTGAAGAGGTCTGCGGCACTTGTGTCGATCAGAATGTCAATGAGGATACTGTGAGGCTAAAATTGttcccattttcattaaaagaCAAAGCTAAAATGTGGTTAAACACATTAGAGTCGAGATCAATAGGaacatggagagaaatgcaaactaaatttttaaagaaatattttccGGCCAATAGGACAGCATCCCTTCAAAGACAAATGATGAACTTTGCTTGTAAACCCACCGAGTCATTTGCTCAAGCTTGGGATCGTTTCAAAGATCTACTTCTTACTTGCCCACATCATGCTTTTGAGCAGTGGCGGGTGGTTAGTTTTTTTCATGATGCCTTAACCCCTAACCTTAAGATGTTAGTGTCGACCATGTGCAATGGtgaattttatgagaagacacctgaagaagcttttcactttTTCGACACTTTAGCTGAGAATACTAGGAATTGGGAGGTAAGTCCATTGTCTTTGGAAGACTCAAGAGAGCATGTCAGTCCACAACCTCgaggaaaatttcaaataagtgaAAGTGATAACATCAATGCCCGGTTAACAGCattaacaaagaagatggaagaattagagttaaaaaaaaccAAGGCCGTCCATGAGGTGGAAGTCCTTTGCGTGGTTTGTGAGACGAATGGCCATATGACAGAAGATTGTCCTACCATTCCTGCTTTTAAAGAGGTCCTCTATGGCCAAGCATCTGGAGTACAACCACGTCAGACAGAGG GGTACAATCCTAATTCCAATACATACCACCCCAACTCCCGTAATCAccctaatttttcatggagaaatgattctgccGCCCAACCCCATGCACCATTCCCCTCACAGCCACAGTCTTACCAACCAAACCAAGGGTCATCTGGTGCATATCAACCTCCTCATAAGAGATCTCTAGAGGACACCCTACAACAATTCATGCAAGGTCAAATAGGAACTAATACCCAAGTAGCCAAgtttcaagaacaaacaaataggGCTCTAGAAGACATGAGAAGTCAGCTAACTAAGTTGACTCAGACCTTGAGTGTTAGAGAACCAGGAAAGTTTCCCTCACAACCAAGTCCGAACCCCGTAGGTCAAGCCCATAGAGCCGAAGGGTCATCTAGTGAGAATCATGAACAAGTCCAGTCTGTCACTGTCCTTAGGAGTGGGAAAGTAATTGAGAAACCTAAGGACCCTAGGACAAT GATAAACATTCCTTTATTGGATGCAATTAAGCAAACACCTTCGTATGCTAAGTTTTTGAAGGATCTCTGTAcagtcaaaagaaaaatcaatgtgcGGGAAAAAGCATTCTTAACAGAACAA GAAAATGCGAAACCTgtaaggcaaatgcaaaggcgTTTGAACccgaacatgaaagaagttgtccgGGGAGAGGTTCTTAAACTGTTAGATGCAGGTATCATCTACCCCATCTCAGATTCCAAATGGGTCAGTCCGACTCAAGTTGTACCTAAGAAGTCAGGAGTCACTGTGATagcaaatgagaacaatgagctcatccctacgcgcatccagactggatggcgtatgtgcattgattataggaaGCTCAACTCTGTGACAAGGAAGGATCATTTTCCGCTTCCATTTCTAGATCAAGTCTTAGAGAGAATAGCGGGACATGCCTTCTACTGCTTCTTGGATGGGTACTCTGGGTATAATCAAATAGAAATTGCGttagaggatcaggagaagaccacattcacttgtccatttgggacatttgcttaCAGACGAATGCCATTCGGTCTATGCAATGCCCCTGCAACATTTCAAAGATGCGTGATGagcatttttagtgaattggtagagaatgtggtggaagttttcatggatgacttctcaGTGTATGGAGATAGCTTTAATAGTTGtctgaaaaatttagaaagagtCTTAGAGAGGTGCAAGGAAACGCATTTAGTGCTAAATTGGGAGAAGTGCCACTTCATGGTCACTCAAGGAAGTGTCTTAGGACACATTGTTTCTTCTAAGGGTATTGAGGTCGATCAGTTTAAggttgaattaattcaaaaattacccgcCCCAAAGAATGTGAGGGATGTtaggtcttttcttggccatgctggTTTTTATAGGCGCTTTATTGCTTCATTCAGTACCATAGCCAAACCTTTATGTCGCCTTTTAGTCCTAGACATGCCCTTTGAGTGGACCAGTAAGTGTCAAGCtgcttttgagaaattaaaaaactcaCTTGTTtctgcacctatcattcagtcccctgattggtccctacCATTTGAGCTGATGTGTGACGCTAGTGATTACGCGATAGGAGCCGTGTTAGGTCAGAGGAAAGACAAGAAACCTTATGTGATATATTacgctagcaaaactcttaatgaggctcAAAAGAACTACACCACGACAGAGAAAGAGTTGCTAGCAGTTGTCTACGCCCTAGACAAATTCCGGTCTTACCTCGTGGGGTCACTGGTGATTGTTTTTACTGACCATGctgctcttaaatatttattaacaaagcaagatgcaaaaccccgtctcctTAGATGGATCTTATTGTTACAAGAATTCCATATCGAGATCAGAGACAAAAAAGGGGTAGAAAATGTGGTAGCCGATCACTTGTCTCGTCTACCATGCCAAAATCTTAATcaatttgaaaacccaatccaagattcctttcctgacgaacaattgtttcaaacaaacactcaaactgaaccactcacctttccaTGGTACGCTGATATAGCAAATTATCTAGTCACTAGACAGATCCCAGATTATTGGTCCAAACtagataaagaaaatttttttagGAAGGTGGTGACATTTTTTTGGGATGACCCGTATCTGTTCAaatattgtcctgaccaaatcattcgTAGATGCATCCCTAATCATG aaaccagtGGTCAGGCTGAGCTAGCTAATAGGGAGATTAAACATATCTTAGAAAAGACCGTTGCCACCAATCGCAAAGATTGGTCTTTGAGattagtagacgctctttgggcatataGGACTGCATATAAAACGATCTTGGGAATGTCTCCATATAGATTAGTGTATGGTAAACCTTGTCATCTTCCTGTGGAAATTGAACAtagagcatattgggcaattcaaagAATCAACAAAAGTTTGACCGAAGCAGGCTtctctaggaagctccaattaaatgagcttgatgaaataagaaaagatgcatttgaaaatgcacgactGGCTAAgcttcgcatgaaagagttgcaTGACCGACGCATCATTAGGAAAAGCTTTCATGTCGGGCAACAGGTActtttgtatgattctcgattgcatttattcccaggaaaattaaaatcaagatgGGTTGGCCCCTtcataatcaagtccatctcggAATATGGGGCTTTCGAAATTGAAAATCAAGAGTCAGGGCAATGCCTTaag tactatccatctctcccacaaaatgatttaaaaaagatttatgccactaggtgtgaaagacttcggatgttgatgtataaaaatatccctgaggatattcgctggttaattgaagcaaaagttcgatttcttggca ttacttccataaatcgagatgataaaatttgtttcataaaggatgggctgagtaaggagtctttggatgatatccgattgactcttgagacgcatccgtgtggaatagtgcaacgagaaattcttgctttatggacccagtttagaagtgaccaccaacgctatagtcttgggaatctgactataattgaccctgtttgccaatctataagaaaattggatgggaagcct
- the LOC127788172 gene encoding chalcone synthase 3-like yields MEQIEIAQQRHSDSRRAMILGIGTANPPNYVYQADYPDFYFRVTKNEHLPDLKEKMKRICEKTCIKKRHMYLTEEMLEGMPNLCACLAPSMDTRQEILVEEIPKLAKEAALKAINDWGQPLSKITHVVFGTTSGLDMPGADLRLVELLNLDHSVQRYMLCHQACAGGGCILRLAKDIAENNPGARVLAVCSELTVCIFSGTCHTHSDLLVSQALFGDGASALIVGSNPDRSMECPIFEVVGAFQHTIPNSREAVEIHSREAGLIVNLAKTLPGHVSNNIEKCLVDAFTPHGINDWNSLFWVAHPGGRAVLDLIESKLNLKKEKLLASRHVLSEYGNMASACVFFVLDEMRKRSLKEEKTTTGEGCEYGVLCGFGPGLTVETIALRSVPIGSLN; encoded by the coding sequence ATGGAGCAAATTGAAATAGCCCAGCAGCGCCATAGCGACAGTCGCAGAGCCATGATCCTCGGCATTGGCACTGCAAATCCGCCCAACTACGTTTATCAGGCCGACTATCCCGACTTCTATTTTAGGGTCACTAAGAACGAGCACTTGCCTGATCTCAAAGAGAAGATGAAGCGCATCTGTGAAAAGACATGCATCAAAAAGCGTCACATGTATCTCACCGAAGAAATGCTTGAGGGGATGCCTAACTTGTGCGCCTGTTTGGCTCCATCTATGGATACTCGTCAAGAGATCCTAGTCGAGGAAATTCCAAAGCTAGCCAAAGAAGCCGCACTCAAGGCAATCAATGATTGGGGGCAACCGCTTTCCAAGATTACTCACGTAGTGTTTGGCACCACCTCTGGTCTCGATATGCCTGGTGCCGATTTGCGTCTTGTGGAGCTCCTTAACCTTGACCATTCTGTGCAACGATACATGCTCTGCCACCAAGCTTGTGCCGGTGGGGGTTGCATCCTTCGCCTAGCCAAAGACATCGCTGAGAATAACCCCGGTGCAAGGGTCCTTGCCGTTTGCTCCGAGCTCACCGTTTGCATCTTTAGTGGCACTTGTCATACCCATTCTGATTTGCTTGTCAGCCAAGCACTATTTGGCGATGGGGCATCGGCTTTGATTGTCGGATCTAATCCCGATAGATCAATGGAATGTCCCATTTTTGAAGTTGTGGGAGCATTTCAGCATACCATTCCCAACTCAAGGGAAGCAGTTGAAATCCACTCTCGCGAAGCTGGCCTCATTGTTAACTTAGCCAAGACCTTGCCTGGCCATGTATCAAACAACATCGAAAAGTGTTTGGTTGATGCTTTCACTCCGCATGGAATCAATGACTGGAATTCACTTTTCTGGGTGGCCCATCCCGGTGGTCGGGCAGTTCTAGATCTGATTGAATCAAAACTCAATTTGAAGAAAGAGAAGCTCTTGGCTAGTCGACATGTGCTGAGCGAGTATGGAAACATGGCAAGTGCTTGCGTGTTCTTCGTTCTAGATGAGATGAGAAAGCGGTCGCTTAAGGAAGAAAAAACTACCACCGGAGAAGGATGTGAATATGGGGTATTATGTGGATTTGGACCAGGATTGACTGTAGAGACGATCGCTTTGCGCAGCGTTCCCATCGGATCCCTCAACTAG